A stretch of the Streptococcus oralis genome encodes the following:
- a CDS encoding TfoX/Sxy family protein — MAYSQSLAQQIRKILALKLPPQIFEEELEEKKLFGGLAFMIRGKMVLTVSSRKDELVMVRIGKEMEKQVLPRTGARTTLMRGRPYHGYIDLDIEGQKELPYWIDLALSYNQELTK, encoded by the coding sequence ATGGCATATAGTCAATCCTTAGCTCAGCAGATTCGAAAAATTCTAGCGCTCAAACTTCCTCCCCAAATTTTCGAAGAAGAGTTAGAAGAAAAGAAACTGTTTGGTGGCCTTGCCTTTATGATTCGTGGGAAAATGGTCCTTACAGTCAGTTCCAGAAAAGACGAGCTGGTTATGGTGAGAATTGGCAAAGAAATGGAAAAGCAAGTTCTACCCCGAACAGGAGCTCGTACTACATTGATGAGAGGGCGACCTTATCATGGCTATATAGACCTAGATATCGAAGGTCAAAAAGAACTTCCTTACTGGATTGATTTAGCTCTCTCCTATAATCAAGAGTTGACCAAGTAA